In Streptomyces sp. NBC_00448, the following are encoded in one genomic region:
- a CDS encoding aldo/keto reductase has translation MEYRRLGSSGLKVPALSFGAGTFGGQGPLFGAWGSTDAREARRLVDICLDAGITMFDTADVYSGGASEEVLGEAIKGRRDQVIVSTKTSLPTGDGPGDAGSSRSRLLAACEAALRRLGTDRIDLFQLHAYDAGTPIEEVLATLDDLVRAGKVRYVGVSNFSGWQVMKSLAVAEKYGRPRYVAHQVYYSLVGRDYEWELMPLGLDQGIGAVVWSPLGWGRLTGKIRRGRPLPAGSRLHQTADFGPPVADELLYRVVDVLDEIAEETGKAIPQIALNWLLQRPTVSSVIIGARNEEQLRQNLGAVGWALTPDQTARLDAASARTAPYPYFPYQRQEGFTRLNPPVAGLAVAPPAV, from the coding sequence ATGGAATACAGGCGGTTGGGTTCGTCCGGCCTCAAGGTGCCCGCGCTGAGCTTCGGCGCCGGCACGTTCGGCGGGCAGGGCCCGCTCTTCGGCGCCTGGGGCAGCACCGACGCCCGCGAGGCACGCCGTCTGGTGGACATCTGCCTGGACGCCGGGATCACGATGTTCGACACGGCCGACGTCTACTCCGGCGGCGCGTCCGAGGAGGTGCTGGGCGAGGCGATCAAGGGCCGCCGGGACCAGGTGATCGTGTCCACCAAGACCAGCCTGCCCACGGGCGACGGGCCGGGCGACGCGGGTTCCTCCCGGTCGCGGCTGCTCGCCGCGTGCGAGGCCGCCTTGCGCAGGCTCGGCACCGACCGCATCGACCTCTTCCAACTGCACGCCTACGACGCCGGCACGCCGATCGAGGAGGTCCTGGCCACGCTCGACGACCTCGTGCGGGCGGGCAAGGTCCGCTACGTCGGAGTCTCCAACTTCTCCGGGTGGCAGGTGATGAAGTCCCTCGCCGTCGCGGAGAAGTACGGCCGGCCGCGCTATGTCGCGCACCAGGTCTACTACTCCCTCGTCGGGCGCGACTACGAGTGGGAGCTGATGCCGCTCGGGCTCGACCAGGGGATCGGGGCGGTGGTCTGGAGCCCGCTCGGCTGGGGCCGGCTGACCGGCAAGATCCGCCGCGGCCGGCCGCTGCCCGCCGGCAGCCGGCTGCACCAGACCGCCGACTTCGGCCCGCCGGTGGCGGACGAACTCCTCTACCGCGTGGTCGACGTCCTCGACGAGATCGCCGAGGAGACCGGCAAGGCCATCCCGCAGATCGCCCTCAACTGGCTGCTCCAGCGGCCGACCGTCTCCTCCGTCATCATCGGCGCCCGCAACGAGGAGCAGCTCCGGCAGAACCTCGGCGCGGTCGGCTGGGCGCTCACCCCGGACCAGACGGCGAGGCTCGACGCGGCGAGCGCGCGGACGGCGCCGTATCCCTACTTCCCATACCAGCGGCAGGAGGGATTCACCCGCCTCAACCCGCCGGTGGCCGGGCTCGCGGTGGCGCCGCCCGCGGTCTGA
- a CDS encoding TetR/AcrR family transcriptional regulator, translated as MTVERPDPGSVRPGGRTARARGAVLDAAGDALAEQGFSQLDPADVARRAEVGRTTVYRRWGTVAGLVADLLTDMAEHSLPRTETGSPLGDLTANARLVPRTPADPRQGAPFRAAIAAATCEPKTAEALRRFYLTRVGEWAPRVQQDIDRGEAPEGTDTHEVIRAASAPLYYRLLTGGERLDESAADRAAAAAMAATSAGVFVRSAESR; from the coding sequence ATGACCGTGGAACGACCAGACCCGGGAAGCGTCCGACCAGGCGGGCGGACGGCACGCGCGCGCGGCGCCGTGCTCGACGCGGCCGGCGACGCCCTGGCCGAACAGGGCTTCTCCCAGCTGGACCCGGCCGATGTCGCGCGCCGCGCCGAGGTGGGCCGGACCACCGTCTACCGCCGCTGGGGCACGGTGGCCGGCCTGGTGGCCGACCTGCTCACGGACATGGCCGAGCATTCGCTGCCGCGCACCGAGACCGGCTCGCCGCTCGGCGACCTGACGGCCAACGCCCGACTCGTCCCGCGCACACCGGCCGACCCGCGGCAGGGCGCGCCGTTCCGCGCGGCGATCGCGGCCGCCACCTGCGAGCCGAAGACCGCCGAGGCCCTGCGGCGCTTCTACCTCACCCGCGTCGGCGAGTGGGCGCCCCGCGTCCAGCAGGACATCGACCGCGGCGAGGCGCCCGAGGGCACCGACACCCACGAGGTGATCCGCGCGGCGTCCGCCCCCCTCTACTACCGCCTGCTCACCGGCGGCGAGCGGCTCGACGAATCCGCCGCGGACCGGGCCGCTGCGGCCGCCATGGCCGCCACCAGCGCGGGCGTCTTCGTGCGGAGCGCCGAGTCGCGCTGA
- a CDS encoding discoidin domain-containing protein — protein sequence MSQQTRSHDQNPPRQHRFRRRGTAAVLSFAVAAAAALTAVTLASAPSAHAAGGVPAPSPVGISGRGANVPFTEYEAEYANTNGALIGPDRLYTHLPSEASGRQAVTLDAVGQYVEFTLTKPANAMSLRYSIPDSADGKGRDASLDVQANGQSVKTLPVTSRYSWYYGGYPFSNDPGGGNAHHFYDESRTMFGTTYQAGTEIRVQVTSTAQSPSFTIDLADFEQVAAPIAQPSGSINAVTDYGADPTGATDSTAKIQAAVDAGQAQGKPVYIPQGDYTLYDHVIVDGVTVEGAGPWYTVFGGRDPVNRNRAAGFYGKYVAGGGYTGEIRPKEAGGPSKNVTLKDFAIIGDITERVDDDQVNGIGGALSNSTIDDLWIQHVKVGAWMDGPMDHLTIENSRILDTSADGVNFHSGVTDSTVTNTFVRDTGDDGLASWPEKAPNADDSFTHNTVVLPVLANNIVTYGGKDFTISDNVMADTVTNGGGLHIANRYPGVNGGSANGVSGTITADSNTLIRAGNSDYNWQFGVGAIWFDGLQGTVDADIEITNTDILDSSYEAIQSIEGGGVTGVHFKNVNIDGAGTFAIQGQAPANMTFTNVTAKNIAQADKPIYNCEGTALVLNDSGGNSGWNNGGQQCNGWPAPVWTNGGVPTGGGSGGDSGGTTPPTTPPATPPTTPPTTPPADGNLAKGHPATDTGHSDVYTAANAVDGDANSYWESTNNAFPQSLTVDLGSARTVGRLVLKLPPAAAWATRTETLSVLGSTDGSTFSTLKSSAGYTFDPSSGNTATVSLSPTSTRYLRLTFTANTGWPAGQLSELEAYAS from the coding sequence GTGTCGCAACAAACGCGCAGCCACGACCAGAACCCCCCACGGCAGCACCGGTTCAGACGGCGCGGCACCGCCGCCGTGCTCTCCTTCGCGGTCGCCGCCGCGGCCGCGCTCACCGCGGTGACCCTGGCGAGCGCCCCCTCCGCGCACGCCGCCGGCGGCGTACCGGCCCCCTCGCCCGTCGGCATCTCCGGCCGCGGCGCGAACGTGCCGTTCACGGAGTACGAGGCGGAGTACGCCAACACCAACGGCGCCCTGATCGGCCCGGACCGGCTCTACACCCACCTGCCCTCGGAGGCGTCCGGCCGGCAGGCCGTGACCCTCGACGCGGTGGGCCAGTACGTCGAGTTCACCCTCACCAAGCCCGCCAACGCGATGTCGCTGCGCTACAGCATCCCGGACTCCGCCGACGGCAAGGGCCGGGACGCCTCCCTCGACGTGCAGGCGAACGGCCAGTCCGTCAAGACCCTGCCGGTGACGTCCCGTTACAGCTGGTACTACGGCGGCTACCCGTTCAGCAACGACCCGGGCGGCGGCAACGCGCACCACTTCTACGACGAGTCCCGGACCATGTTCGGCACCACCTACCAGGCCGGCACGGAGATCCGGGTGCAGGTCACCTCGACCGCGCAGTCGCCGTCGTTCACCATCGACCTCGCCGACTTCGAGCAGGTGGCCGCGCCGATCGCCCAGCCCTCCGGCTCGATCAACGCCGTCACCGACTACGGCGCCGACCCCACCGGCGCCACCGACTCCACTGCGAAGATCCAGGCGGCGGTCGACGCCGGCCAGGCGCAGGGCAAGCCGGTGTACATCCCGCAGGGCGACTACACGCTCTACGACCACGTCATCGTGGACGGCGTGACGGTCGAGGGCGCCGGTCCCTGGTACACGGTCTTCGGCGGCCGCGACCCGGTGAACCGCAACCGCGCCGCGGGCTTCTACGGCAAGTACGTCGCCGGCGGCGGCTACACCGGGGAGATCCGGCCGAAGGAGGCCGGCGGCCCGAGCAAGAACGTCACCCTGAAGGACTTCGCCATCATCGGCGACATCACCGAGCGGGTCGACGACGACCAGGTCAACGGCATCGGCGGCGCCCTGTCGAACTCGACCATCGACGACCTGTGGATACAGCACGTCAAGGTCGGCGCCTGGATGGACGGTCCGATGGACCATCTCACCATCGAGAACAGCCGCATCCTGGACACCTCGGCCGACGGCGTCAACTTCCACTCCGGCGTGACCGATTCGACCGTCACCAACACCTTCGTCCGGGACACCGGCGACGACGGCCTCGCGTCCTGGCCGGAGAAGGCGCCCAACGCGGACGACAGCTTCACCCACAACACGGTGGTGCTGCCGGTGCTGGCGAACAACATCGTCACCTACGGCGGCAAGGACTTCACGATCTCGGACAACGTGATGGCCGACACCGTCACCAACGGCGGCGGCCTGCACATCGCCAACCGCTACCCGGGCGTCAACGGCGGCTCGGCCAACGGCGTCTCCGGCACCATCACCGCGGACTCCAACACCCTGATCAGAGCCGGGAACAGCGACTACAACTGGCAGTTCGGGGTGGGCGCGATCTGGTTCGACGGCCTCCAGGGCACCGTCGACGCGGACATCGAGATCACCAACACCGACATCCTGGACAGCTCCTACGAGGCGATCCAGTCGATCGAGGGCGGCGGCGTCACCGGCGTCCACTTCAAGAACGTCAACATCGACGGCGCCGGCACCTTCGCCATCCAGGGCCAGGCCCCGGCGAACATGACCTTCACCAACGTGACCGCGAAGAACATCGCGCAGGCGGACAAGCCGATCTACAACTGCGAGGGCACCGCCCTGGTCCTCAACGACAGCGGCGGCAACTCCGGCTGGAACAACGGCGGTCAGCAGTGCAACGGCTGGCCCGCGCCGGTGTGGACCAACGGCGGCGTGCCCACCGGCGGCGGCAGCGGGGGCGACAGCGGCGGCACCACCCCGCCGACCACGCCTCCCGCGACGCCCCCGACCACCCCGCCGACCACTCCCCCGGCCGACGGCAACCTCGCCAAGGGCCACCCGGCCACCGACACCGGCCACTCCGACGTCTACACGGCCGCCAACGCGGTGGACGGCGACGCCAACTCGTACTGGGAGAGCACGAACAACGCCTTCCCGCAGTCGCTGACCGTCGACCTCGGCTCCGCCCGGACCGTCGGCCGCCTCGTGCTGAAGCTGCCGCCGGCCGCCGCGTGGGCCACCCGCACCGAAACCCTCTCCGTCCTCGGCTCCACGGACGGCTCCACCTTCAGCACGCTCAAGTCCTCCGCCGGGTACACCTTCGACCCTTCCAGCGGGAACACCGCTACGGTGTCCTTGAGCCCGACCTCCACCCGCTACCTCCGGCTCACCTTCACGGCCAACACCGGCTGGCCCGCGGGCCAGCTCTCCGAGCTGGAGGCGTACGCCTCCTGA
- a CDS encoding aldo/keto reductase family protein produces MEYRHLGRSGLFISEIAYGNWLTHGSQVEEDAATACVRAALDAGITTFDTADVYAQTRAESVLGRALKGERREGLEILTKVFWPTGPGHNDRGLSRKHIAESIENSLRRLQTDHVDVYQAHRFDVSTPLEETMEAFADVVHSGKAHYIGVSEWTSDQIRRGHALARELRIPLVSNQPQYSALWRIIEGEVVPTCEELGLGQVVFSPIAQGVLTGKYKPGQQPPAGSRATDGKGGSDMISRWMHDDLLERVQQLQPLAAEAGLSLAQLAVAWVLQNPNVSAAIVGASRPEQVAENAKAAGVKLDAELMAKIEEVLAPVAITDPKRVHENVPERR; encoded by the coding sequence ATGGAATATCGTCACCTCGGCCGCAGCGGCCTGTTCATCAGCGAGATCGCCTACGGAAACTGGCTCACCCACGGCTCCCAGGTGGAGGAGGACGCCGCCACCGCGTGCGTGCGCGCCGCGCTCGACGCGGGCATCACCACCTTCGACACCGCCGACGTCTACGCGCAGACCCGCGCCGAGTCCGTGCTCGGCCGCGCGCTGAAGGGCGAGCGGCGCGAGGGCCTGGAGATCCTCACCAAGGTCTTCTGGCCCACCGGCCCGGGGCACAACGACCGGGGCCTCTCCCGCAAGCACATCGCGGAGTCCATCGAGAACTCGCTGCGCCGGCTGCAGACCGACCACGTCGACGTCTACCAGGCGCACCGCTTCGACGTCTCCACCCCGCTGGAGGAGACGATGGAGGCGTTCGCGGACGTCGTGCACTCCGGCAAGGCGCACTACATCGGCGTCTCGGAGTGGACCTCGGACCAGATCAGGCGCGGCCACGCGCTCGCCCGCGAGCTGCGCATCCCGCTGGTGTCCAACCAGCCGCAGTACTCGGCGCTGTGGCGGATCATCGAGGGCGAGGTCGTGCCCACCTGTGAGGAACTGGGCCTGGGCCAGGTGGTGTTCTCGCCGATCGCGCAGGGCGTGCTGACCGGGAAGTACAAGCCGGGGCAGCAGCCGCCGGCGGGTTCCCGGGCCACCGACGGCAAGGGCGGCTCGGACATGATCAGCCGCTGGATGCACGACGACCTGCTGGAGCGGGTGCAGCAGCTCCAGCCGCTGGCCGCCGAGGCGGGCCTGTCGCTGGCCCAGCTCGCCGTCGCCTGGGTACTCCAGAACCCGAACGTCTCGGCGGCGATCGTCGGCGCCTCCCGCCCCGAGCAGGTCGCGGAGAACGCGAAGGCCGCGGGCGTGAAGCTCGACGCCGAGCTGATGGCGAAGATCGAGGAGGTGCTCGCCCCGGTCGCGATCACCGACCCGAAGCGGGTCCACGAGAACGTGCCCGAGCGCCGCTGA
- a CDS encoding phosphatase PAP2 family protein: MPRTPSGRSRRSPYTQRGLGWAAALAAAFAVLAGVVLTRHGTPYPLDTGPINWSVRHRPHGWLTAARAVTHAGTGPYPYVAAALGGWLGGSRGRMARARAGVPVALLAVVALVAEQVVRAAVMVAADRARPPVADWAVAASGHSFPSGHTSSSAMAAGLLAWGALRARPGPPGRVAAALCVAAAVAVGCSRVYLGVHWPTDVLGGWLYAGWCLLLVLPPLTAYARAHDGEDGSGSGSGEVRP, encoded by the coding sequence ATGCCTCGCACGCCGTCCGGCCGGTCCCGCCGGTCGCCGTACACCCAGCGCGGCCTGGGCTGGGCCGCCGCTCTGGCGGCGGCGTTCGCGGTGCTGGCCGGGGTGGTGCTGACCCGGCACGGCACGCCGTATCCCCTGGACACCGGTCCGATCAACTGGTCCGTACGGCACCGCCCGCACGGCTGGCTGACGGCCGCGCGCGCGGTGACGCACGCGGGCACCGGCCCGTACCCCTACGTGGCGGCGGCGCTCGGCGGCTGGCTGGGCGGCAGCCGGGGACGGATGGCCCGGGCTCGCGCAGGGGTGCCGGTGGCGCTGCTCGCGGTGGTGGCGCTGGTCGCCGAACAGGTGGTGCGTGCCGCGGTGATGGTGGCCGCGGACCGCGCCCGGCCCCCGGTCGCCGACTGGGCGGTGGCCGCGTCGGGGCACTCCTTCCCCTCCGGGCACACCTCGTCGAGCGCGATGGCCGCCGGACTGCTGGCGTGGGGCGCGCTGCGGGCCCGCCCGGGGCCGCCGGGCCGCGTCGCCGCCGCCCTGTGCGTGGCGGCCGCGGTCGCGGTGGGCTGCTCCCGGGTCTACCTGGGCGTGCACTGGCCGACGGACGTGCTCGGCGGCTGGCTGTACGCGGGCTGGTGCCTGCTGCTGGTGCTGCCGCCGCTGACCGCGTACGCCCGCGCGCACGACGGCGAGGACGGCAGCGGCAGCGGCAGCGGAGAGGTCAGACCTTGA
- a CDS encoding transglycosylase family protein yields the protein MALRGRHRRYRPSRVSQASLTVTAGGAGLALPLVGMSSAHAATAGVWDKVAKCESSGNWTINTGNGYYGGLQFTASTWRAYGGTAYAARADLASRSEQIAVAEKVLGSQGPRAWPVCSVRAGLTREPATASHTVQVSTGTKKAGPAPKRKPTEHTAQTAHPAHPAAAKTSGAKADAKKADAKKPSAKKPGGKKSDAEDRYTVVHGDTLSGIAADHQVKGGWPELYADNHAVVGDDPDLILPGQRLTLAAPAKAAPKTTHAPAAEPTAKPAAKPAARPAAKPAAKPAAKPAPKKTHAEPAAKKSSGWTVPVHASIGTGYHVGGGSWASGYHTGVDFLVGTGTAVHSVAAGTVVTAGWGGSYGYQVVIRHADGEYSQYGHLSQISVKVGQHVNEGQRIARSGATGNATGPHLHFEMRTGPDYGDDIDPLSFLRSHGVKV from the coding sequence ATGGCCTTACGCGGACGCCACCGCCGCTATCGTCCCAGCCGGGTCTCCCAGGCGTCGCTGACCGTCACCGCGGGCGGTGCCGGGCTCGCCCTGCCGCTGGTCGGGATGAGCAGCGCGCACGCCGCCACCGCCGGGGTGTGGGACAAGGTCGCCAAGTGCGAGTCCTCCGGCAACTGGACGATCAACACCGGCAACGGGTACTACGGCGGGCTCCAGTTCACCGCGAGCACCTGGCGGGCGTACGGCGGGACCGCGTACGCCGCGCGCGCCGACCTCGCCTCCAGGAGCGAGCAGATCGCGGTCGCCGAGAAGGTGCTCGGCAGCCAGGGCCCGCGCGCGTGGCCGGTCTGCTCGGTACGGGCCGGGCTGACCCGGGAGCCCGCGACGGCCTCGCACACCGTGCAGGTGTCGACCGGTACGAAGAAGGCCGGCCCGGCGCCGAAGAGGAAGCCCACGGAGCACACCGCCCAGACCGCGCACCCGGCGCACCCGGCCGCCGCGAAGACGTCCGGCGCGAAGGCCGATGCGAAGAAGGCCGACGCGAAGAAGCCGAGCGCGAAGAAGCCGGGCGGGAAGAAGTCCGACGCCGAGGACCGGTACACCGTCGTGCACGGCGACACGCTCTCCGGCATCGCGGCGGACCACCAGGTCAAGGGCGGTTGGCCGGAGCTGTACGCCGACAACCACGCGGTGGTCGGCGACGACCCCGACCTGATCCTGCCCGGCCAGCGGCTGACCCTGGCGGCGCCAGCCAAGGCGGCGCCGAAGACAACGCACGCGCCCGCCGCCGAGCCCACCGCGAAACCGGCGGCGAAGCCCGCGGCCAGACCTGCGGCCAAACCCGCTGCCAAGCCTGCCGCCAAGCCCGCGCCGAAGAAGACGCATGCCGAGCCCGCGGCCAAGAAGTCCTCCGGGTGGACCGTGCCGGTGCACGCGTCCATCGGCACCGGTTACCACGTGGGCGGCGGCAGTTGGGCCAGCGGCTACCACACGGGCGTCGACTTCCTGGTCGGCACCGGCACCGCGGTGCACTCGGTCGCCGCGGGCACCGTGGTCACCGCCGGCTGGGGCGGGTCGTACGGCTACCAGGTCGTGATCAGGCACGCCGACGGCGAGTACAGCCAGTACGGCCATCTGTCGCAGATCTCGGTGAAGGTCGGCCAGCACGTCAACGAGGGGCAGCGGATCGCCCGTTCGGGCGCGACCGGCAACGCGACGGGGCCGCACCTGCACTTCGAGATGCGCACCGGCCCGGACTACGGCGACGACATCGACCCGCTGAGCTTCCTGCGGTCGCACGGCGTCAAGGTCTGA
- a CDS encoding LLM class flavin-dependent oxidoreductase, whose product MTSLLRDTPFSVLDRSRTREGEDPPRALRETVGFARQAEALGYHRFWVSEHHSVPGVAGSAPTVLAAAVASATSRIRVGTGGVMLPNHRPLVVAEQFGVLESLFPGRIDMGLGRSVGFTGGVRKALGHGKEAAEGFDEQIGELLGWFDGTQRAYPQVHAWPAEGLRPAPFLLATGSGADLAAAHGLPLVIGGIRGEDAMLRAVDRYRAAFRPSPWAAAPYVVVSGTVAVATTGEQARRLLASEAWATAYSRTHGVFPALAPYASIAATAMAGAERDRFEEAMAGHIHGTPQDVAKSLESLLSRSAADEFLVTTSTYDRAELLESYRLLAGLLH is encoded by the coding sequence GTGACTTCTTTGCTGCGCGACACGCCGTTCTCCGTCCTGGACCGGTCCCGTACCCGCGAGGGCGAGGACCCGCCGCGGGCGCTGCGCGAGACCGTCGGCTTCGCGCGGCAGGCGGAAGCGCTGGGTTACCACCGGTTCTGGGTCTCGGAGCACCACAGCGTGCCGGGGGTGGCCGGCTCCGCGCCCACCGTGCTCGCGGCCGCCGTGGCCTCGGCGACCTCGCGGATCAGGGTCGGCACCGGCGGGGTGATGCTGCCCAACCACCGGCCGCTGGTGGTCGCCGAGCAGTTCGGCGTGCTGGAGTCGCTCTTCCCCGGGCGGATCGACATGGGCCTGGGCCGCTCGGTCGGTTTCACCGGCGGCGTACGCAAGGCGCTCGGCCACGGCAAGGAGGCCGCCGAAGGCTTCGACGAGCAGATCGGCGAGCTGCTCGGCTGGTTCGACGGCACCCAGCGCGCGTATCCGCAAGTGCACGCCTGGCCCGCCGAAGGGCTGCGCCCGGCGCCGTTCCTGCTCGCCACCGGCAGCGGCGCCGACCTCGCCGCCGCGCACGGCCTGCCGCTGGTGATCGGCGGGATACGCGGCGAGGACGCGATGCTGCGGGCGGTGGACCGCTACCGCGCCGCGTTCCGCCCCTCGCCGTGGGCCGCCGCGCCGTATGTGGTGGTCTCCGGCACCGTGGCGGTCGCCACCACCGGGGAGCAGGCGCGCCGGCTGCTGGCCTCCGAGGCGTGGGCGACGGCGTACTCCCGCACGCACGGCGTCTTCCCTGCGCTGGCGCCGTACGCGTCGATCGCCGCGACCGCGATGGCCGGCGCGGAGCGGGACCGCTTCGAGGAGGCGATGGCCGGGCACATCCACGGCACCCCGCAGGACGTGGCGAAGTCCCTCGAATCGCTGCTGTCACGCAGCGCCGCCGACGAGTTCCTGGTGACCACCAGCACCTACGACCGCGCCGAACTGCTCGAGTCCTACCGGCTGCTGGCCGGCCTGCTGCACTGA
- a CDS encoding inositol-3-phosphate synthase has protein sequence MSTVRVGIVGIGNCASSLVQGVEFYRDAEPGAVGLTHPVCAGYAIGDVEFSAAFDVHTGKTGRDLSEAIWAAPNNSRAFAKVPHLGVPVTEGPLADGVGRGSADRLDVRGEASLDDVVRRLKESGTHVLVNFLPVGSQAASELYARAALEAGCAFLNCIPSVVARSPQWAERFAAAGLPLAGDDLKSQFGATLIHRALVDVLRRNGVALRSTYQLLGGGNMDFWNMQDAERMADKKATKAQGMFAGGTDAAGSGDGTGTGKAAGGEPQVHVGADFIPFLGDRKVAFIRVEAEAFGGTPLDIDLRMEVDDSPSAAGNVLDAVRYLKAALDRGVGGVVDAVAASVMKAAPVPLDEAATARGLAELG, from the coding sequence ATGAGCACCGTACGGGTCGGCATCGTCGGCATCGGCAACTGCGCGTCGTCGCTGGTGCAGGGCGTGGAGTTCTACCGGGACGCCGAGCCGGGCGCGGTGGGGCTGACCCACCCGGTGTGCGCGGGGTACGCCATCGGCGACGTGGAGTTCTCCGCGGCCTTCGACGTGCACACCGGGAAGACCGGCCGGGACCTGTCGGAGGCGATCTGGGCGGCGCCGAACAACTCGCGGGCGTTCGCGAAGGTGCCGCACCTGGGCGTGCCGGTGACCGAGGGCCCGCTCGCCGACGGGGTGGGGCGCGGCAGCGCGGACCGGCTCGACGTGCGGGGCGAGGCGAGCCTGGACGACGTGGTGCGGCGGCTGAAGGAGAGCGGCACGCACGTCCTGGTGAACTTCCTGCCGGTGGGCAGCCAGGCGGCGTCCGAGCTGTACGCGCGGGCGGCGCTGGAGGCCGGCTGCGCCTTCCTCAACTGCATCCCGTCGGTGGTGGCGCGCTCCCCGCAGTGGGCGGAGCGGTTCGCGGCGGCCGGGCTGCCGCTGGCCGGCGACGACCTCAAGAGCCAGTTCGGCGCGACGCTGATCCACCGCGCGCTGGTGGACGTGCTGCGGCGCAACGGCGTGGCGCTGCGCAGCACCTACCAGTTGCTGGGCGGCGGCAACATGGACTTCTGGAACATGCAGGACGCGGAGCGGATGGCCGACAAGAAGGCCACGAAGGCGCAGGGCATGTTCGCCGGCGGCACAGACGCGGCCGGGAGCGGGGACGGTACCGGGACCGGGAAGGCGGCCGGCGGCGAGCCGCAGGTCCACGTGGGAGCCGACTTCATCCCGTTCCTCGGCGACCGCAAGGTGGCCTTCATCCGCGTGGAGGCCGAGGCGTTCGGGGGCACCCCGCTCGACATCGACCTGCGGATGGAGGTCGACGACTCGCCGAGCGCGGCGGGGAACGTCCTGGACGCGGTGCGGTATCTCAAGGCCGCGCTGGACCGCGGGGTGGGCGGCGTGGTGGACGCGGTGGCGGCCTCGGTGATGAAGGCGGCGCCGGTACCGCTGGACGAGGCGGCGACCGCGCGGGGGCTGGCCGAACTGGGCTGA
- a CDS encoding D-alanyl-D-alanine carboxypeptidase family protein, whose translation MNDIRPLRHSARRRTTLPVTLPAALPAAALAAACCLTALTAAPAVAVAAAPAVAPASDGGQGSSGSAADTSQTAVDRTLLAEPGVHVLPRAGAPELPSDLSALSWTVSDARTGQVLAAKNAHRQLPPASTLKTLFADTVLPRFPGDLRHKVKDSDLAGLGDGSSLVGVQPGQTYTVADLWRGVFLASGNDAVHVLANMNGSVAKTVAEMQAKARMLGADDTHVVTPDGYDEPGQVSSAYDLAVFARAGLDNPDFAQYASTKDSEFPGGYDAHGSYVASFGIENTNRLLTGEKGVTAYPGLVGVKNGYTTNAGNTLVAAARKNGRTIIVSVMNPQSGATNAVYTEATKLLDWGFSAADHTTSVGTLNAAAPERPADAGTAPDSARAGRGAPQAPEEAHAAPVASRSAVASPTAWAVGGALVLLAAASVVVLRRRAAAKNR comes from the coding sequence ATGAACGACATCCGTCCTCTTCGCCACTCCGCTCGCCGCCGCACCACGCTGCCCGTCACCCTGCCCGCCGCGCTGCCCGCCGCCGCGCTGGCCGCCGCGTGCTGCCTGACCGCGCTGACCGCCGCGCCCGCGGTGGCCGTGGCAGCCGCTCCGGCGGTGGCGCCCGCGTCCGATGGGGGTCAGGGCTCCTCGGGCTCCGCCGCCGACACCTCCCAGACGGCCGTGGACCGGACGCTGCTCGCCGAGCCCGGCGTGCACGTGCTGCCCCGCGCGGGCGCCCCCGAACTGCCGTCCGACCTGTCCGCGCTGTCCTGGACGGTGTCCGACGCCCGCACCGGCCAGGTGCTGGCCGCGAAGAACGCGCACCGGCAGCTGCCGCCCGCCTCCACCCTCAAGACGCTCTTCGCCGACACGGTACTGCCGCGCTTCCCCGGCGACCTCAGGCACAAGGTCAAGGACTCCGACCTGGCCGGCCTGGGCGACGGCAGCAGCCTGGTCGGGGTGCAGCCCGGCCAGACCTACACCGTCGCCGACCTGTGGCGCGGCGTCTTCCTCGCCTCGGGCAACGACGCCGTGCACGTGCTGGCGAACATGAACGGCTCGGTCGCGAAGACCGTCGCCGAGATGCAGGCCAAGGCGCGGATGCTGGGCGCGGACGACACCCATGTGGTCACCCCGGACGGCTACGACGAGCCGGGGCAGGTCTCCTCCGCCTACGACCTGGCGGTGTTCGCCCGGGCCGGCCTGGACAACCCGGACTTCGCGCAGTACGCCTCGACGAAGGACTCCGAGTTCCCCGGCGGCTACGACGCGCACGGCTCGTACGTGGCGTCCTTCGGCATCGAGAACACCAACCGGCTGCTCACCGGCGAGAAGGGCGTCACCGCCTACCCGGGCCTGGTCGGCGTGAAGAACGGCTACACCACCAACGCGGGCAACACCCTGGTCGCCGCGGCCCGCAAGAACGGCCGCACCATCATCGTGTCGGTGATGAACCCGCAGTCCGGCGCGACCAACGCCGTCTACACCGAGGCGACGAAACTGCTCGACTGGGGCTTCTCGGCGGCGGACCACACCACGTCGGTGGGCACGCTGAACGCCGCGGCGCCCGAGCGGCCGGCCGACGCGGGCACCGCACCGGACTCCGCGCGGGCCGGGCGCGGTGCGCCGCAGGCCCCCGAGGAGGCGCACGCCGCCCCGGTGGCGTCGCGTTCCGCGGTGGCCTCGCCGACGGCCTGGGCGGTCGGCGGCGCGCTGGTGCTGCTGGCCGCCGCGTCGGTGGTCGTGCTGCGGCGCCGAGCAGCCGCGAAGAACCGGTAA